The Armatimonadota bacterium sequence CATCGCCATCCCTGTGGATCGGTCCGCCTATGCGTGGTACATGGCAGGCACCTGGCGGGGCCTGCAGTGGTGGGGAACGGACTTCACGGAGCGGGGCGTGATCCTGCTGGGACCAGGCTCCCGCGGCCTGAGGGGCCTCGTCATCCAGGCCAAGGACTGGGTGATGAACTGGCTGCGGCTTCCGGTGGACGGTCGGTTTGAGACACACATCCCAACGTTTCTGCACCGCATCCGCGCCCACGAGCCTGCCTTTCTCTACGCCTTCCCCTCCGCGGCCCACGCCCTCGCCCGGGCCATCCTGGAGGGAAAGGGGAAGGCTCCGTCCGGCCTCAAAGTGGTGGTCCTCACCGGGGAACCCCTCTACGCCTTCCAGCGCCGGGAGATCGAGCAGGCCTTCCAGTGTCCTGTGGCGCAGGAGTACGGAAGCGGGGAGGTGGGCTGTATGGCCTTCCAGTGCCCTCAGGGGACCCTGCACCTCACCGCGGAAAGCGCGTACCTCGAGGCGCTCCGGGATCCCGCGCTTCCCGAAGGCGGCCGGATGCTCGTCACCGTCCTCCACAACCGCCGGTTCCCCCTCCTCCGGTATGAGATCGGCGACGTGGGGCAGATCGAGGATGCTCCCTGTTCCTGCGGCCGGGCTCTCCCGGCCGTGCGGGTGCTGGGCCGCGCGCAGGAGCTCCTTGCGGCAGACGGCGAAGTCCGGTTCGCGCACCCCGTACTGGACCGCCTCTTTGAGATTCTCCCGTCGCATCTCCGAGGCCGGGTTCGGATCCGACAACGGGCACCGGCCCGGCTGGCCGTGGAGGCGGCGGAAGGTTCTGATGCGGATCTCCTCCGGGCACGGGAATTCCTGAAAGACCTGGTGGGGCCCGGGTGGCAGGTGGAGGCCGAGAGGGCGACGATCAGCCGGCTACCCTCTGGAAAGGTTGCGTACTTCCTGCGGGATGGCGCGGGGGCTCTTTCTCACCAATGACTTCCCGCCCATGGTGGGTGGCGAGGCCCGGATGTATGCCCGCATCTGCCGAAGCGTACCACCCGACCGCGTGATGGTGCTGGCCCCTCGCCTCCCGGACGACGTGCTCTTCGACCTCCACGAGCACTACCCCATCGTACGGGTGCGGGTACCCATCTCCCCGCATCCCGTGGCCAGGATCCTGCAGATCGCCCGCATGCTCCTGGCGACCCGCCACCTGGTGCACGCTGACGACATCCGCGTCCTCCACATCGGACACCTGTACCTGGGAATCGTGGGCCTCATCCTCCGGCGGTGGTATCGCATCCCGTACGTCCTGTACCTGCACGGCGGGGAGATGGCGCCCTATATGCGCAGCCAGGCGGTGCGGGGCCTGGTGCAGCGGGTGGTGGCGGGTGCCAGCCTCGTGGTCGCCAATAGCCGCTTCACGCTGAACCACTACGCCGCTCTGGGCATGCGACCGCGGAGGGCGGAGATCCTCCCGCCTGTTCCCGACACCCGCCGGTTCCGGCCCGACCTGGATCCGCGTCCCGTGCGGGAGCGGTACGGCCTCGGGGATTGCCGGGTGGTGCTTACCGTGGGTCGGCTCGTGGAGCGCAAGGGGCACGACCTCGTGATCCGGGCCATCGCGGCACTGCGGGAGGAGCCCGTCCGGTACGTCATCGCGGGGGCAGGACCCGAGGAACGCCGGCTTCGGGAACTCGCGCAGGCCTTGCACGTGGGCGACCGCGTGGTCTTCACGGGCTACGTCCCGGACGAGGAGCTGCCGGGGCTGTACGCCGCGTGCGACGTGTTCGTCATGCCCAGCCGTGCCCTAGAGGTGCGGGACGGGGTCGAGGGCTTTGGCACGACGTTCCTCGAGGCGGGGGCGTGTGGAAAGCCGGTGATCGGAGGTCGGAGCGGTGGAGTAGCCGAGGCCGTGGAGGAGGGGGTCACGGGGTTGCTCGTGGATCCGCAGGATGCGGAGGCCCTGGCCGAAGCCCTCCGCCGGCTTTTGCGCGATCCGGAGCTCCGCCGCAGGATGGGTGAAGCCGGAAGGGCCCGGGCGGAGCGGATGGAGGCCGCGTGGGGGGAAGCGGTGCGCCGGATGTGGTACGGGGCTCTGGAGGCGAAGCCGTGAGCCGGAGGATCCGGGTACTGCACGTGATCACACGCCTCGTGGTGGGCGGCGCCCAGGAGAACACCCTCCTCACCGTCCGCCATCTGGACCGCACCCGCTACGAGGTGACCCTCGCAAGCGGCCCGAGCCTCGGCCCGGAGGGCGACCTGGAGGCCGAAGTGCCCGAGGACGTGACGTTCGTGCGCATCCCCGAGCTGGTGCGGCCGCCCCATGCCCTGAAGGATTCCGTGGCCCTTCGGAAACTGTACCGGTTGATGCGGCGAGGAGGGTATCACCTCGTGCACACCCACACCACCAAGGCCGGCCTCCTCGGCCGGGTCGCGGCCCGGTGGGCGGGGATGCCCGTGGTGGTGCATACCCCTCATGGCCACGCCTTCCACGGCTACCTCGGATCGCTCGGCTCCTGGGCCCTCCGAAAGGTGGAAGCAGCCCTCGCCCGATGGACGGACGCCATCGTCTGCCTGACAGAAGCGGAGCGCTTAGACCACCTGAGGCTCAAGGTGGGACGTCCGGAGCAGTTCGAGGTGATCCACAGCGGGGTGGATCTGGCGCGGTTCCGGACTCCTCTCCCAAATCCCACGGTCAAACGGCGGGAGCTGGGACTTCCGGACTGGGCCCCGATCGTGGGGTGTGTGGCGCGGCTCGTGCCCGTAAAGGGGGTGCAGGTACTCCTGGAGGCGGTGCCCCACCTCCGGAATCGGGTCCCGGACGCCGTGGTGGTGTTCGTGGGGGATGGGGAGCTGCGGCCGCAGCTCGAGCGGCGGGCCCGGGAGCTGGGGGTGGAAGGGGCCGTGCGGTTCTTGGGCCTGCGCCGGGACGTGGCGGAGATCGTGCCGCTGTTCGCGGTGGCGG is a genomic window containing:
- a CDS encoding glycosyltransferase family 4 protein, whose translation is MSRRIRVLHVITRLVVGGAQENTLLTVRHLDRTRYEVTLASGPSLGPEGDLEAEVPEDVTFVRIPELVRPPHALKDSVALRKLYRLMRRGGYHLVHTHTTKAGLLGRVAARWAGMPVVVHTPHGHAFHGYLGSLGSWALRKVEAALARWTDAIVCLTEAERLDHLRLKVGRPEQFEVIHSGVDLARFRTPLPNPTVKRRELGLPDWAPIVGCVARLVPVKGVQVLLEAVPHLRNRVPDAVVVFVGDGELRPQLERRARELGVEGAVRFLGLRRDVAEIVPLFAVAVQPSLNEGMGKAAVEAMAAGKPVVASATSGLVDVVRDGRNGVLVPPGDPEALARAVCDLLHHPDTARRMGEAARQDAEAYGVKAMIARLEMLYERLLRAKGLV
- a CDS encoding glycosyltransferase family 4 protein gives rise to the protein MARGLFLTNDFPPMVGGEARMYARICRSVPPDRVMVLAPRLPDDVLFDLHEHYPIVRVRVPISPHPVARILQIARMLLATRHLVHADDIRVLHIGHLYLGIVGLILRRWYRIPYVLYLHGGEMAPYMRSQAVRGLVQRVVAGASLVVANSRFTLNHYAALGMRPRRAEILPPVPDTRRFRPDLDPRPVRERYGLGDCRVVLTVGRLVERKGHDLVIRAIAALREEPVRYVIAGAGPEERRLRELAQALHVGDRVVFTGYVPDEELPGLYAACDVFVMPSRALEVRDGVEGFGTTFLEAGACGKPVIGGRSGGVAEAVEEGVTGLLVDPQDAEALAEALRRLLRDPELRRRMGEAGRARAERMEAAWGEAVRRMWYGALEAKP